One Kitasatospora sp. NBC_01266 genomic window carries:
- a CDS encoding vWA domain-containing protein has translation MATRPVHFFWILDCSYSMEFEGKIGALNYAIREALPAMQSVAHDNPAASLLVRVLTFSSSARWQQATPVPIDDFRWTDVKTEGMTNLGEALKMVARELEIPPMPSRALKPVLALVSDGQPTDDWRAGLQAIDATPWGQRAVRVAIGIGEDADREVLKEFLANPELEPLDAGSPKALASAIRWASTVAVKAASKPMAGKEEGSGGYGAYAPPVVSQDDDDDDVW, from the coding sequence ATGGCGACCAGGCCGGTCCACTTCTTCTGGATCCTCGACTGCTCTTACTCGATGGAGTTCGAGGGGAAGATCGGAGCGCTGAACTACGCCATCCGCGAGGCACTTCCGGCCATGCAGTCCGTAGCGCACGACAACCCCGCGGCCTCTCTGCTGGTGCGAGTGCTGACGTTCTCGTCCAGCGCGCGGTGGCAGCAGGCCACGCCCGTCCCGATCGACGACTTTCGCTGGACGGACGTCAAAACCGAGGGCATGACCAATCTCGGTGAGGCGTTGAAGATGGTCGCCCGGGAGTTGGAAATCCCACCGATGCCCTCGCGAGCGTTGAAGCCGGTGCTGGCCCTGGTGTCCGACGGGCAGCCGACCGACGACTGGCGCGCTGGACTGCAGGCGATCGACGCGACGCCATGGGGACAGCGAGCGGTCCGGGTCGCCATCGGCATTGGTGAGGACGCCGACCGGGAGGTGCTCAAGGAGTTCCTGGCCAACCCCGAGCTCGAACCACTCGACGCCGGTAGCCCCAAGGCCTTGGCATCGGCGATTCGTTGGGCGTCCACTGTGGCGGTAAAGGCGGCCTCCAAGCCGATGGCGGGTAAGGAGGAGGGCTCCGGCGGCTACGGAGCGTACGCTCCACCGGTGGTGTCGCAGGACGATGACGACGATGACGTGTGGTGA